One Paraburkholderia caffeinilytica DNA segment encodes these proteins:
- a CDS encoding helix-turn-helix transcriptional regulator: MRKTTVSPVKDLLLDRYAPIADGIAALFYPCAEVVIHDLRDQTIAYLVNNLSKLEVGGPSVLDEVHYAARGRTIGPYEKLNWDGRRMRCVSNILFDDEGKPAGMLCVNFNIAVFEDVRATLDLFIKGGNLTDAPAEELFRDDWQDRINTFLHTWLRERQIGINALTREHKREIVEALHAQGAFRGRSSANYVAAVLTMGRATVYKILKQMKEGG; this comes from the coding sequence ATGCGCAAGACGACCGTCTCTCCTGTGAAAGACCTGCTGCTGGACCGCTACGCACCCATTGCCGACGGCATCGCGGCGCTGTTCTATCCGTGTGCCGAAGTCGTGATTCACGACCTGCGCGATCAGACCATCGCGTATCTCGTGAACAACCTGTCGAAGCTCGAGGTCGGTGGCCCTTCGGTGCTCGACGAAGTCCACTACGCGGCGCGCGGCCGGACGATCGGACCGTACGAGAAGCTCAACTGGGACGGCCGCCGCATGCGTTGCGTGAGCAACATCCTGTTCGACGACGAGGGTAAGCCGGCCGGCATGCTGTGCGTCAACTTCAACATCGCTGTGTTCGAAGATGTGCGCGCCACGCTCGATCTGTTCATCAAAGGCGGCAATCTGACGGACGCGCCCGCGGAGGAACTGTTCCGCGACGACTGGCAGGACCGCATCAACACGTTCCTGCACACCTGGCTGCGCGAGCGGCAAATCGGCATCAATGCGCTCACGCGCGAACACAAGCGGGAGATCGTCGAGGCGCTGCACGCGCAGGGCGCGTTTCGCGGCCGCAGTTCGGCGAACTACGTGGCCGCCGTGCTGACGATGGGGCGCGCCACCGTCTATAAGATTCTGAAGCAGATGAAAGAGGGCGGCTGA
- a CDS encoding OsmC family protein, giving the protein MTLAIATAISDADSPNYLLKVDAGTHSLLGDEGPREGGQDSGPAPFEFVLSGLAACTAATLRMYMQRKAWPGGRIKVGTELHVERDGGQYIRRTVSVDGPLDDSQRTRLAEICEKTPVTLFVKRGTRIDTTMER; this is encoded by the coding sequence ATGACGCTCGCCATCGCAACCGCCATCTCGGACGCAGACTCACCCAACTATCTCCTCAAAGTCGATGCGGGCACCCACAGCCTGCTCGGCGATGAAGGGCCTCGCGAAGGGGGGCAGGACAGCGGCCCGGCTCCCTTCGAATTCGTGCTCTCGGGTCTCGCGGCATGCACCGCCGCCACGCTCAGAATGTACATGCAGAGGAAAGCATGGCCGGGCGGCCGGATCAAAGTCGGCACGGAATTGCACGTCGAGCGCGACGGCGGTCAGTACATTCGGCGCACCGTATCCGTCGATGGTCCCCTCGACGACAGCCAGCGGACCCGCCTTGCCGAAATCTGCGAGAAGACACCCGTCACCCTGTTCGTCAAACGGGGCACACGGATCGACACGACAATGGAGCGGTGA
- a CDS encoding DUF1653 domain-containing protein, translating into MVRYRHYKGGIYELVCEATLESDPTITMIVYKAGNGTIWTRPASVFFELVEIDGTRVPRFAPIN; encoded by the coding sequence ATGGTGCGTTATCGACACTACAAAGGCGGTATTTACGAGCTGGTTTGCGAGGCCACGCTGGAGTCCGATCCGACGATCACGATGATCGTCTACAAAGCCGGCAATGGTACGATCTGGACGCGTCCGGCTTCGGTGTTTTTCGAGCTGGTCGAAATCGACGGCACCAGGGTGCCGCGCTTCGCACCGATCAACTAG
- a CDS encoding YqaE/Pmp3 family membrane protein, which produces MRLLLALILPWFQFFTIGRPFAGIICLILQITLIGWIPAAIWSVYALSQYNTDKKIARAMGNGR; this is translated from the coding sequence ATGCGTCTTTTGCTTGCCCTCATTCTGCCGTGGTTCCAGTTCTTCACGATCGGCCGGCCGTTTGCCGGCATCATCTGTCTGATCCTGCAGATCACGCTGATCGGCTGGATTCCGGCCGCGATCTGGTCGGTATATGCGTTGAGCCAGTACAACACCGACAAGAAAATCGCCCGGGCGATGGGCAACGGGCGGTAA
- a CDS encoding 2Fe-2S iron-sulfur cluster-binding protein, whose amino-acid sequence MSDSIRPPLVRVEPLGQSFEAPDSLTILEAAGFANLRLPRSCRNGTCRTCLCKMTAGRVRYTIEWPGLSREEKAEGYILPCVAIAETDAVIEAPDAIELQQR is encoded by the coding sequence ATGTCCGACTCTATCCGCCCGCCTCTCGTTCGCGTCGAGCCGCTCGGCCAAAGCTTCGAAGCGCCCGATTCGCTCACGATCCTCGAAGCCGCCGGCTTTGCGAATCTGCGTCTGCCGCGTTCGTGCCGCAACGGCACCTGCCGCACATGTCTATGCAAAATGACGGCGGGACGCGTGCGCTACACGATCGAGTGGCCGGGTCTGAGCCGGGAAGAAAAAGCGGAAGGCTACATCCTGCCGTGTGTGGCGATCGCGGAAACCGATGCGGTGATCGAAGCGCCGGACGCTATTGAATTACAGCAGCGCTAA
- a CDS encoding sigma-54-dependent Fis family transcriptional regulator: MSHRPATPPAMGRPDVIAQAHARSLEVGLRASETPDFHPLRRLALRELVDRNQSLYTHALPVMETLHAQIVDTQSMVLLTDSHGVILHSLGDSDFVEKANRVALCPGVSWAEADRGTNAIGTALIDGQPTVVHAGEHFLHANRILTCSCAPIADPFGRTIGALDVSGDTRGFHKHTLALVRMSAQMIENHLFSNQFVDAIRIHFHARAEFIGTLYEGLAAFAPDGTFLSANRSALFQFGQPLAELLRQPFDALFGVALARVLQQIARAPGENIELTLPSGVRVVARGEFAAPRYVASAEGFPDTARAAASSSARAAAQPCETAPLATLETLDTGDATVSAILRRVAKLRGRDIPILVLGKTGTGKEWLARAIHHDSPRRAAPFVALNCASLPDTLIEAELFGYEDGAFTGAKKRGSVGKIVQADGGTLFLDEIGDMPLAQQVRLMRVLQERTVVPLGGTRAIPVDLRIVCATHRNLRAMIEAGTFREDLYYRINGLVVTLPALRERSDLAALVERMLALQPDGERLPRRVSDEVLERFAQCRWPGNLRQLANVLRTASIMAEGAEQIELEDLPDDFLQDCGGAPADAGIQTPVALSSNGNGNGGGDGNGGDGREKPGAPVNASPARMEDWQATLIAQTLARLDGNVSAAARELGLARNTVYRYLRRSNTTH; this comes from the coding sequence TTGAGCCATCGTCCTGCCACGCCGCCCGCCATGGGCCGACCCGATGTCATCGCGCAAGCTCATGCCCGCTCGCTCGAAGTCGGCCTGCGCGCATCGGAAACGCCGGACTTCCATCCGCTGCGCCGGCTCGCGCTGCGTGAGCTCGTCGATCGCAATCAGTCGCTCTATACGCACGCGCTCCCCGTCATGGAGACGCTGCACGCGCAGATCGTCGACACGCAAAGCATGGTGCTGCTCACCGACAGCCACGGCGTGATCCTCCACAGTCTCGGTGACAGCGACTTTGTCGAAAAAGCCAATCGCGTCGCGTTGTGCCCGGGCGTGTCATGGGCCGAAGCGGATCGCGGCACGAACGCGATCGGCACCGCCCTGATCGACGGCCAGCCGACCGTCGTGCACGCCGGCGAACACTTCCTGCACGCGAACCGGATTCTCACCTGTTCGTGCGCGCCCATCGCGGATCCGTTCGGGCGCACCATCGGCGCGCTCGACGTCAGCGGCGACACGCGCGGCTTCCACAAGCACACACTCGCGCTCGTGCGGATGTCGGCGCAGATGATCGAAAATCATCTGTTCTCCAATCAATTCGTCGACGCCATTCGCATTCACTTTCATGCGCGCGCGGAATTCATCGGCACGCTGTATGAAGGGCTCGCCGCGTTCGCGCCGGACGGCACGTTCCTGTCCGCGAATCGCAGCGCGCTGTTTCAATTCGGGCAGCCGCTCGCCGAGCTGCTACGGCAGCCGTTCGACGCGCTGTTCGGCGTCGCCCTCGCCAGAGTGCTGCAGCAGATCGCGCGCGCGCCAGGCGAAAATATCGAACTGACGCTGCCGAGCGGCGTGCGCGTGGTCGCGCGCGGCGAATTTGCGGCGCCGCGTTATGTTGCTTCGGCAGAGGGCTTTCCTGACACAGCGCGTGCTGCCGCGTCCAGCAGCGCGCGTGCCGCGGCTCAGCCCTGCGAAACGGCGCCGCTCGCCACACTCGAAACGCTCGATACCGGCGATGCAACGGTCTCGGCGATCCTGCGGAGAGTCGCCAAGCTGCGCGGACGCGATATTCCCATTCTCGTACTCGGCAAAACCGGCACCGGCAAGGAGTGGCTCGCCCGCGCGATCCATCACGATTCGCCACGGCGGGCCGCACCCTTCGTCGCGCTGAATTGCGCATCGCTGCCCGATACGCTGATCGAGGCAGAGTTGTTCGGTTACGAAGACGGCGCGTTCACCGGCGCCAAGAAACGCGGCAGCGTCGGCAAGATCGTGCAGGCCGACGGCGGTACGCTGTTTCTCGACGAAATCGGCGATATGCCGCTCGCCCAGCAAGTGCGGCTGATGCGCGTGCTGCAGGAGCGCACCGTCGTGCCGCTTGGCGGCACACGGGCGATTCCGGTCGATCTGCGCATCGTCTGCGCGACCCACCGCAATCTGCGCGCGATGATCGAGGCCGGCACTTTCCGCGAAGACCTGTATTACCGGATCAACGGCCTTGTCGTCACCTTGCCGGCGTTGCGCGAGCGCAGCGATCTGGCGGCGCTCGTCGAGCGCATGCTGGCATTGCAGCCGGATGGCGAGCGGTTGCCGCGCCGCGTCTCCGATGAGGTGCTGGAGCGGTTTGCGCAATGCCGCTGGCCCGGCAATCTGCGGCAATTGGCCAACGTGCTGCGCACCGCAAGCATCATGGCCGAAGGCGCGGAGCAGATCGAACTCGAGGATTTGCCGGATGATTTTCTGCAGGACTGCGGGGGGGCGCCGGCCGACGCCGGCATCCAGACGCCCGTGGCGCTGTCGAGCAACGGCAACGGCAATGGCGGTGGCGACGGCAATGGCGGCGACGGACGCGAGAAGCCGGGTGCACCCGTGAATGCGTCGCCCGCGCGGATGGAAGATTGGCAGGCCACGCTGATCGCGCAAACGCTCGCGCGACTCGACGGCAATGTATCGGCTGCGGCGCGCGAGTTGGGGCTTGCGCGAAATACGGTGTATCGATATCTGCGGCGGAGCAACACGACTCATTGA
- a CDS encoding DUF1488 domain-containing protein, translated as MQILFPNETPEYSGRELTLAFPAMVDGQRVECMITAEALEDHFGAASPRLEDMVGAFDTHRARIEAATRRLLSETRAQCLVLRSGYVRFYEANWRN; from the coding sequence ATGCAGATCCTATTCCCGAACGAAACTCCTGAATATTCAGGTCGCGAACTTACCTTGGCGTTCCCGGCGATGGTTGATGGGCAAAGGGTGGAGTGCATGATCACCGCTGAAGCGCTGGAAGATCACTTCGGTGCCGCATCGCCGCGTCTGGAGGACATGGTCGGCGCATTCGACACGCACCGGGCCCGCATCGAAGCGGCCACGCGCCGTTTGCTATCGGAAACGCGGGCGCAATGTCTGGTGCTGAGGAGCGGCTACGTGCGCTTCTATGAAGCGAACTGGCGCAACTGA
- a CDS encoding NCS2 family permease has translation MDSIKRYFGFDAAGTNLRTEVLAGLTTFLTMAYIIFVNPAILGDAGMPKDAVFVATCIVAALASLIMGLYANYPIALAPGMGLNAYFAYTVVKGMGFTWQAALGAVFVSGCLFLIVTLFRVREVIVNGIPHSIRIAITGGIGLFLAIISLKSAGVVVGNPATLVTLGDLHNPHVILAVIGFFAIVTLDYLRVRGAILIGIVGVTVLSFFFGGNQFHGIVSAPPSIAPTLFQLDIRGALSGGVLNVILVFFLVELFDATGTLMGVANRAGLLVEGKMFRLNRALLADSTAILAGSMLGTSSTTAYIESASGVQAGGRTGVTALTVAVLFLAALFFAPLAGVVPGYATAPALLYVSCLMLREMLDLPWDDATEVVPAALTALLMPFTYSIANGVAFGFISYAGLKLLTGQARKVKLVVWIIAAIFLFRYFYLGSE, from the coding sequence ATGGACTCCATAAAACGATACTTCGGCTTCGACGCCGCCGGCACCAACCTGCGCACCGAAGTGCTCGCCGGGCTGACCACCTTCCTGACAATGGCCTACATCATCTTCGTCAACCCGGCGATTCTCGGCGACGCCGGCATGCCGAAGGACGCGGTGTTCGTCGCGACCTGCATCGTGGCCGCGCTGGCCTCGCTGATCATGGGTCTCTACGCCAACTACCCGATCGCGCTCGCGCCCGGCATGGGCCTGAATGCGTACTTCGCGTACACGGTCGTGAAGGGCATGGGCTTCACGTGGCAAGCGGCGCTCGGCGCGGTGTTCGTCTCCGGCTGCCTGTTCCTGATCGTCACGCTGTTTCGGGTGCGGGAGGTGATCGTCAACGGGATTCCGCATTCCATCCGCATTGCCATCACCGGCGGCATTGGCCTCTTTCTCGCGATCATTTCGCTGAAATCGGCCGGTGTCGTGGTCGGCAATCCGGCCACGCTCGTCACGCTCGGCGATCTGCATAACCCGCATGTGATTCTCGCGGTGATCGGCTTCTTTGCGATCGTCACACTCGACTATCTGCGGGTGCGCGGCGCGATCCTGATCGGCATTGTCGGCGTGACGGTGCTGAGCTTTTTCTTCGGCGGCAATCAGTTCCACGGCATCGTCTCCGCGCCGCCGTCGATTGCTCCGACGCTGTTCCAGCTCGACATTCGCGGCGCGCTCTCGGGCGGCGTGCTGAACGTGATCCTGGTGTTTTTCCTCGTCGAACTGTTCGACGCGACCGGCACGCTGATGGGCGTGGCCAATCGCGCCGGGCTGCTGGTCGAAGGCAAGATGTTCCGACTGAACCGCGCTCTGCTCGCCGACAGCACGGCGATTCTGGCCGGCTCGATGCTGGGCACCTCGTCGACCACCGCGTATATCGAGAGCGCCTCGGGCGTGCAAGCCGGCGGCCGCACGGGGGTGACGGCGCTCACCGTCGCCGTGCTGTTCCTTGCGGCACTGTTTTTCGCGCCGCTGGCGGGCGTGGTGCCAGGCTACGCGACGGCGCCGGCCCTGCTGTACGTCTCGTGCCTGATGCTGCGCGAAATGCTCGATCTGCCGTGGGACGACGCCACCGAAGTCGTGCCGGCCGCATTGACCGCGCTGCTGATGCCATTCACCTACTCGATCGCCAACGGCGTCGCGTTCGGTTTCATCTCGTATGCCGGCCTGAAACTACTGACTGGCCAGGCGCGCAAAGTGAAACTGGTGGTGTGGATCATCGCTGCGATTTTCCTGTTCCGCTATTTCTACCTCGGCAGCGAATGA
- a CDS encoding PAAR domain-containing protein, with amino-acid sequence MKRYFIVLGDQTTAGGVVVQPEESCRNHGKPLSYHGAQIYCHACKTTGYICNVPPYRTMLLMGNQAALENDICICECSPAPRLIASQNNASMFFESDELAAMGFRPDGSPMPKESGAFDEQIRAIGHGASEGYPYFIETADGRMFSGRLDRNGQLPRVYTDLQDNYNVCWGDEALVMQDGA; translated from the coding sequence GTGAAACGTTACTTCATTGTGCTGGGCGATCAAACGACGGCGGGTGGTGTAGTGGTCCAGCCCGAAGAGTCCTGTCGGAATCATGGAAAACCGTTGTCATATCACGGAGCGCAGATATACTGCCACGCGTGCAAGACCACGGGCTACATCTGCAATGTGCCGCCCTACCGGACGATGCTCCTCATGGGCAATCAGGCAGCACTAGAAAACGACATTTGCATCTGCGAATGCAGCCCGGCGCCCCGGCTGATTGCTTCGCAGAACAACGCCTCGATGTTCTTTGAGTCCGACGAACTCGCGGCAATGGGCTTTCGGCCAGATGGCAGTCCCATGCCAAAGGAATCTGGCGCGTTCGATGAGCAGATCAGGGCGATCGGACATGGCGCATCGGAAGGCTATCCCTATTTCATCGAGACAGCGGACGGCCGAATGTTTTCGGGTCGCCTTGACCGCAACGGCCAATTGCCGCGCGTCTACACCGACCTCCAGGACAACTACAACGTGTGTTGGGGCGACGAAGCCCTTGTAATGCAGGATGGTGCCTGA
- a CDS encoding type VI secretion system amidase effector protein Tae4 — MPNKKTVVRTNSTPNSIKEVPLKAVTFQELWSAYPSSDPYDDPNGNYTNQCAIRLSVTFHRVGSEMKSFSQKLVHPMPGKSSLGRILIDEKPTATRAYELAEWLQLRPFAGVPAAEDVTGPDWQGKVKGRTGIIFFYGYWRQDGDSGPELTGGHIDLWNKDTLTPSAESFLRFRIGMPEIPNPLSWLSGRRDNIYSNLSDSRQILFWEVR; from the coding sequence ATGCCGAACAAGAAAACCGTCGTCCGGACTAACTCGACGCCCAATTCGATCAAGGAGGTACCGCTGAAGGCCGTGACGTTCCAGGAGCTCTGGAGCGCTTACCCGTCAAGCGATCCTTACGACGATCCCAACGGCAACTACACGAACCAATGCGCGATTCGCTTGAGCGTGACATTCCATCGCGTGGGTAGCGAAATGAAGTCATTCTCGCAGAAGCTCGTCCACCCAATGCCCGGTAAGTCCAGCTTGGGTCGAATCCTGATCGATGAAAAACCGACCGCGACGAGAGCATACGAGCTGGCTGAATGGCTGCAACTGAGGCCGTTTGCCGGCGTCCCAGCAGCCGAAGACGTAACTGGCCCGGACTGGCAAGGCAAGGTGAAAGGCCGGACTGGCATTATTTTCTTCTATGGCTACTGGCGACAGGATGGGGATTCGGGACCCGAGCTAACGGGCGGGCACATTGACCTCTGGAACAAAGACACGCTTACACCTTCGGCGGAGTCGTTTCTGCGGTTTCGGATCGGAATGCCGGAAATTCCCAACCCCTTGTCTTGGTTGAGCGGGCGAAGAGACAACATATACTCGAACCTCTCAGACTCTAGGCAAATCCTGTTTTGGGAGGTCAGGTGA
- a CDS encoding DUF4148 domain-containing protein codes for MKIVSLVGLGALLAAVSMSSAFAQTSRAYDPAAPLTRAQVKADLADWRAAGYDPLDWIDYPDNAQRAGRIVAARRAQQMGGRMTQ; via the coding sequence ATGAAAATCGTTTCTCTGGTTGGACTCGGCGCGCTGTTGGCCGCCGTGAGTATGAGCAGTGCGTTCGCGCAGACTTCGCGTGCCTACGACCCGGCGGCACCGCTGACGCGTGCCCAGGTCAAGGCCGATCTGGCCGACTGGCGCGCGGCCGGCTACGATCCGCTCGACTGGATCGACTATCCGGACAACGCGCAGCGCGCGGGCCGCATCGTCGCCGCGCGGCGGGCGCAGCAGATGGGTGGGCGCATGACGCAGTAG
- a CDS encoding slipin family protein, whose translation MIGFTFGFSSILILLAAALIASSIRIFREYERGVVFMLGRFWKVKGPGLVLIIPIVQQVVRIDLRTVVFDVPPQDVITRDNVSVKVNAVVYFRVVDPEKAVIQVARYFEATSQLSQTTLRAVLGKHELDELLADREQLNADIQKVLDAQTDAWGIKVAIVEIKHVDINETMIRAIARQAEAERERRAKVIHAEGELQASQHLLEAAQTLARQPQAMQLRYLQTLTTIAADKNSTIVFPLPIDLLSAVLDRFSKPSAS comes from the coding sequence ATGATCGGTTTCACATTCGGCTTCAGCAGCATTCTGATTCTGCTGGCGGCCGCGCTGATTGCTTCATCGATACGGATTTTTCGCGAGTACGAACGCGGCGTGGTGTTCATGCTCGGGCGCTTCTGGAAGGTCAAGGGGCCGGGCCTCGTGTTGATCATTCCGATCGTGCAACAGGTGGTGCGCATCGATTTGCGCACCGTCGTGTTCGACGTGCCGCCGCAAGACGTGATCACGCGCGACAACGTGTCGGTGAAGGTCAACGCCGTCGTGTATTTCCGCGTCGTCGATCCGGAGAAGGCCGTCATTCAGGTGGCGCGCTATTTCGAGGCGACCAGCCAGCTATCGCAAACCACGCTGCGCGCGGTGCTCGGCAAGCACGAACTCGATGAATTGCTGGCGGATCGCGAGCAACTCAACGCCGACATCCAGAAGGTGCTCGACGCACAGACCGACGCGTGGGGCATCAAGGTGGCGATCGTCGAGATCAAGCATGTGGACATCAACGAAACGATGATCCGCGCCATCGCCCGCCAGGCTGAAGCCGAACGCGAGCGGCGTGCCAAGGTGATTCATGCGGAAGGCGAATTGCAGGCCTCGCAGCATCTGCTGGAGGCGGCGCAGACGTTGGCGAGACAGCCGCAGGCCATGCAGTTGCGTTATCTGCAAACTCTCACGACGATCGCCGCCGACAAGAATTCGACGATCGTTTTTCCGTTGCCGATCGATCTGTTGAGCGCCGTGCTGGATCGCTTCAGCAAGCCGTCGGCCTCCTGA
- a CDS encoding NfeD family protein produces the protein MSTYPRLPFRQSGPRFALIRGGVVGRLMRGMTALGVLLAFGFALCESAPRVGVAEAAMAPNSVVVIPVNGAISPASADFIVRSLQRADDEHAQLAVLQLDTPGGLDTSMRQIIKAILGSPVPVATFIAPSGARAASAGTYIVYASHIAAMAPGTNLGAATPIQMGIGGAEPPAGGGGMPGLPGTGAGSGSGAPKNGPGMPASADSANPGNPGNAANSANSANSANSANSANSANSANSANAAAAANAANSASSTPPANAGNSASGALPLDTQSTELRKQVHDAAAYIRGLAQMRGRNADWAERAVREAVSLSASEALAQHVVDLNARDIPDLLRQVNGRTIGTSRGDVKLSTANAPVVTLEADWRSQFLAVITDPNVALVLLMIGMYGLFFEFANPGFVLPGVVGAISLLMGLFAMQMLPVNYVGLGLIFLGIAFLIGEAFLPTFGSLGFGGIVAFVIGSLMLIDTDVPGYGIPLPLIAAVAVFSVAFVFGVSRLALRARRRPVVTGAEGLIGSLGVVLDGGLSPDGGLPPGDAAAGGTLAGWAQVHGERWRVSSTAPVAAGHAVRVTARRGLTLTVVPAEAEQQGERS, from the coding sequence ATGAGCACGTATCCGCGCCTCCCGTTCCGGCAGTCTGGTCCGCGCTTTGCGCTTATCCGTGGCGGAGTCGTGGGCCGGTTGATGCGCGGCATGACCGCGCTCGGCGTACTTTTGGCATTTGGATTCGCATTGTGCGAAAGCGCACCGCGAGTTGGGGTCGCCGAGGCCGCCATGGCGCCGAATAGCGTTGTCGTGATCCCGGTGAACGGCGCGATCAGTCCGGCAAGCGCCGACTTCATCGTGCGCAGCCTGCAGCGCGCCGACGACGAGCACGCGCAACTCGCCGTGCTGCAACTCGACACGCCCGGCGGACTGGATACCTCGATGCGGCAGATCATCAAGGCGATCCTCGGCTCGCCGGTGCCGGTCGCGACCTTTATCGCCCCGAGCGGCGCGCGAGCGGCGAGCGCCGGCACCTATATCGTCTACGCCAGCCATATTGCGGCGATGGCGCCGGGCACCAATCTCGGCGCGGCGACACCGATTCAGATGGGCATCGGCGGCGCGGAACCGCCCGCGGGCGGCGGCGGCATGCCTGGCTTGCCCGGCACGGGCGCGGGATCCGGCTCCGGTGCGCCGAAGAACGGGCCTGGCATGCCGGCGTCGGCGGATTCCGCGAACCCGGGTAACCCAGGTAACGCGGCTAATTCGGCTAATTCGGCTAATTCGGCTAATTCGGCTAATTCGGCTAATTCGGCTAACTCGGCTAACTCGGCTAACGCCGCAGCTGCCGCAAACGCCGCCAACTCGGCCAGTTCAACGCCCCCCGCGAACGCCGGCAACTCCGCCAGCGGCGCCCTGCCGCTCGACACCCAATCCACCGAACTGCGCAAGCAGGTCCACGACGCGGCCGCCTACATCCGCGGCCTCGCGCAAATGCGCGGACGCAACGCCGACTGGGCCGAGCGCGCCGTGCGCGAAGCCGTCAGCCTGTCGGCCAGCGAAGCGCTCGCGCAGCACGTAGTCGATCTGAATGCGCGCGACATTCCCGACCTGTTGCGCCAGGTGAACGGCCGCACGATCGGCACAAGCCGTGGCGACGTCAAGCTCAGCACCGCCAACGCCCCCGTCGTCACCCTCGAGGCCGACTGGCGCAGCCAGTTCCTCGCGGTGATCACCGATCCGAACGTCGCGCTGGTGCTGTTGATGATCGGCATGTATGGCCTCTTCTTCGAATTCGCCAATCCGGGCTTCGTGCTGCCTGGCGTGGTCGGCGCCATCAGTCTGCTGATGGGACTCTTCGCGATGCAGATGCTGCCGGTCAATTACGTCGGACTCGGCCTGATCTTTCTCGGCATCGCATTCCTGATCGGCGAGGCGTTTCTGCCGACCTTCGGCTCGCTCGGCTTCGGCGGCATAGTCGCGTTCGTCATCGGCTCGCTGATGCTGATCGATACCGACGTACCCGGCTACGGCATTCCGCTGCCCCTGATCGCGGCCGTGGCCGTGTTCAGCGTCGCGTTCGTGTTCGGGGTGTCGAGGCTCGCCCTGCGGGCACGCCGCCGGCCCGTGGTGACGGGCGCGGAAGGGCTGATCGGCAGTCTCGGCGTCGTGCTCGACGGCGGTCTGTCACCGGATGGCGGCCTGCCGCCTGGGGACGCGGCGGCGGGCGGCACGCTGGCCGGCTGGGCGCAGGTGCATGGTGAACGCTGGCGGGTGTCCAGCACGGCCCCGGTCGCGGCCGGTCACGCGGTGCGCGTCACGGCGCGGCGCGGACTGACGCTGACCGTGGTGCCCGCGGAAGCAGAACAACAAGGAGAACGCTCATGA
- a CDS encoding AraC family transcriptional regulator: MKNPKNAKNDKGTISVSLVEEALALARARGFEALPLAEAAGIAAPMLASPKSRVSSAQYGALWAGIARALDDEFFGQDSHRMKSGSFIAMTQSTLSARNGAQALARAVGFMRLVLDDLGAQIETDAQRVRLRFVEREGARPPAMFAYATYFIVVYGLLCWLVGRRIPLLEARFRCAEPPAAHEYRLMFCDDMMFDQAGSYVDLSPAFLDLPVIQTTKSVKPFLRDAPGSFIVKYRNPGSLAARVRKMLRALPMSGWPAADQMALRLHVAEATMRRRLKQEGYTYQSIKDDLRRDIAIGELQDTDRTIADIAAAVGFAEPSAFHRAFRKWTGMRPTDYRPARADFTHRTESD, encoded by the coding sequence ATGAAAAACCCCAAAAACGCAAAGAACGACAAGGGCACGATTTCCGTCAGTCTCGTCGAAGAAGCGCTGGCGCTGGCGCGAGCGCGCGGTTTCGAAGCGCTGCCGCTCGCCGAAGCCGCCGGCATCGCGGCGCCGATGCTGGCGTCGCCGAAAAGCCGGGTCTCGTCGGCGCAGTACGGCGCGCTGTGGGCCGGCATCGCCCGCGCGCTGGACGACGAGTTCTTCGGGCAGGACTCGCACCGTATGAAAAGCGGCAGCTTCATCGCGATGACCCAATCCACGCTAAGCGCGCGCAATGGCGCGCAAGCGCTTGCGCGGGCGGTCGGCTTCATGCGGCTCGTGCTGGACGACCTTGGCGCGCAGATCGAAACGGATGCGCAGCGTGTGCGGTTGCGGTTTGTCGAACGCGAGGGCGCGAGGCCGCCCGCCATGTTCGCTTATGCGACCTACTTCATCGTCGTCTACGGCCTGCTGTGCTGGCTGGTCGGGCGGCGCATTCCGTTGCTCGAGGCGCGCTTTCGCTGCGCCGAGCCGCCTGCCGCCCATGAATACCGTCTGATGTTCTGCGACGACATGATGTTCGACCAGGCCGGCTCGTACGTCGATCTGTCGCCGGCATTTCTCGACCTGCCGGTGATCCAGACCACCAAGTCGGTCAAGCCGTTCCTGCGCGATGCGCCCGGCAGCTTCATCGTCAAGTACCGCAATCCCGGCTCGCTTGCCGCACGCGTGCGCAAGATGCTGCGCGCGCTGCCGATGTCAGGATGGCCGGCCGCCGACCAGATGGCGCTGCGCCTGCACGTCGCGGAGGCCACCATGCGGCGGCGTTTGAAACAGGAAGGCTATACGTATCAGTCGATCAAGGACGACTTGCGGCGCGATATCGCAATCGGCGAACTGCAGGACACCGATCGCACGATCGCGGACATCGCCGCCGCCGTGGGTTTTGCCGAGCCGAGCGCGTTTCATCGCGCGTTTCGCAAGTGGACCGGCATGCGGCCGACCGATTACCGGCCGGCGCGTGCGGATTTCACGCACCGCACGGAATCGGACTAA